A genomic region of Barnesiella viscericola DSM 18177 contains the following coding sequences:
- a CDS encoding IS982 family transposase, translating into MFSEAKVTEIFCMADDFCKEFAKTQEKYMVEDKNHKHRNKPNRMSDAEIMVILVLFHSGGFRCFKHYYKEYVCKHLTHLFPRRVSYNRFVELEKEVLLQLTIFIKEVLLGTCTGISFVDSTPLRVCRNQRILIHKTFKGLAERGKCSMGWFFGFKLHLIINDKGEILNFMFTPGNVDDREPLKQTKFLKNIKGKLCADKGYIGQTLFENLFLNGIQLITKVKNNMKNSLMSIADKILLRKRALIETVNDELKNIAQIEHSRHRSFNNFIANSLSAIAAYCFFEKKPAIDVRFVKDGQLTMF; encoded by the coding sequence ATGTTCTCAGAGGCTAAAGTTACGGAGATTTTTTGTATGGCGGATGATTTTTGCAAGGAATTTGCCAAAACACAGGAAAAATATATGGTTGAAGACAAGAATCATAAGCATCGGAATAAGCCGAACCGGATGAGTGATGCGGAAATCATGGTCATCCTAGTCCTGTTCCACTCGGGAGGCTTCAGATGTTTCAAGCATTACTACAAAGAATATGTATGCAAACATCTGACGCATCTCTTTCCCAGACGTGTGTCCTATAACCGTTTTGTAGAACTGGAAAAGGAAGTCCTGCTGCAGCTGACCATTTTCATCAAGGAAGTCCTGTTGGGTACTTGTACCGGTATCAGCTTTGTGGATTCCACACCGCTGCGTGTATGCCGAAACCAACGCATATTGATTCACAAGACTTTTAAGGGTCTCGCCGAACGTGGAAAATGCTCCATGGGATGGTTCTTCGGGTTTAAGCTTCACCTGATCATCAACGATAAGGGTGAAATTCTCAATTTCATGTTTACTCCGGGAAATGTGGATGACCGTGAACCGCTGAAACAGACAAAGTTCCTGAAGAACATCAAGGGCAAACTGTGTGCGGACAAGGGGTATATCGGGCAAACCTTGTTCGAGAACCTATTTCTTAACGGCATACAGTTGATAACCAAAGTGAAGAACAACATGAAGAACTCCCTGATGAGCATAGCGGACAAAATCCTGCTGAGAAAACGTGCTTTGATTGAAACAGTCAATGACGAGTTAAAGAACATCGCCCAGATTGAACACTCCAGACACCGTTCCTTCAATAACTTTATTGCCAACTCGCTCTCTGCCATAGCTGCATACTGCTTCTTTGAAAAGAAGCCCGCCATTGACGTACGTTTTGTCAAAGACGGACAACTCACGATGTTTTAA
- a CDS encoding DUF262 domain-containing protein produces MAKEIEPKLQTIGAYLKKTDIFRIPEYQRAYSWNISNCDKLWQDIESYIDQDAEDPYFFGTIIIDCSMKGYLNLIDGQQRTTTFLLLLKAMHLRITEILNNMADTEEAAGLRRSLQQSLDSIFEILYRADVRKQIEIEKNWDKAKGVQIIENVSINELHKNELKNIIEAKTFADAEKMVYKFPRKQKDNKYTNFFRNFKSFYERLLVYQESNLDVLANGFLNKCQIIEIKSWQIEQAITMFNSLNSTGMPLSDADIISAHLFSHAPNKANFKEIWEPIIHKADELSQKRIVNIDSVLQQFMYINRSKEHQYEEGQLTTPGVRKYYTVLYPELLEDPIKICNNFSKILRIWDKIQGFPITKLLLKFNENFKLFLISYLYRIPEEKISERDITPIMECLLRLFALLEVGDFGFSSRYFKTFLFNENFKLVDPNYSIDKIIEDFDSHINSVWKEEDVIADLKEYDKNILVYLNEYIYAREHKLHFDFVQDKVNVEHIMPASGHNIDAIRADAQMTLEEFDDMVNLLGNKILLEEDINKYIGRDWFKTKKGTLVQDKKGYVGSSFGIATSLSSYPSDSWGKNDIEFANRKAADRICNFIFNVSSI; encoded by the coding sequence ATGGCAAAAGAAATAGAACCGAAACTACAAACTATTGGAGCTTATCTGAAAAAAACAGACATTTTTCGTATTCCTGAATATCAAAGAGCATATTCTTGGAATATATCAAATTGCGATAAGTTGTGGCAAGATATCGAATCTTATATAGATCAAGACGCTGAAGATCCGTATTTTTTTGGAACAATCATTATTGATTGTTCAATGAAAGGTTACCTGAATCTAATAGATGGGCAACAAAGAACGACAACGTTTCTACTCCTTCTCAAAGCCATGCATTTGAGAATAACTGAAATTCTAAACAATATGGCTGACACCGAAGAGGCTGCAGGACTTAGGAGAAGTTTACAGCAAAGTTTGGATTCAATATTTGAAATTTTATATCGGGCAGATGTGAGAAAACAGATAGAAATTGAGAAAAACTGGGATAAAGCCAAAGGAGTGCAAATCATAGAAAATGTATCCATCAACGAACTTCATAAAAATGAATTGAAAAATATAATCGAAGCCAAGACTTTTGCTGATGCAGAAAAAATGGTTTATAAGTTTCCTCGAAAACAAAAAGACAATAAATACACCAATTTTTTCCGTAATTTTAAATCATTCTATGAGCGTTTGCTCGTTTATCAAGAATCAAATCTTGATGTATTGGCCAATGGCTTCCTAAATAAGTGTCAGATCATAGAAATTAAAAGTTGGCAGATTGAGCAAGCTATAACGATGTTTAATTCACTGAATTCAACTGGCATGCCTTTGTCTGATGCAGATATCATATCTGCACACCTTTTTTCTCATGCACCCAATAAAGCGAACTTTAAAGAAATTTGGGAGCCTATAATACATAAAGCTGACGAATTAAGCCAAAAGAGAATCGTCAATATTGATAGTGTGCTTCAACAATTTATGTATATAAATCGTTCCAAAGAACATCAATATGAGGAAGGCCAGCTGACAACGCCAGGTGTAAGAAAATACTATACAGTCCTGTATCCAGAGCTTTTAGAAGATCCTATCAAAATATGCAATAATTTCAGCAAAATTTTAAGGATATGGGACAAGATCCAAGGGTTTCCAATTACAAAACTACTGTTGAAGTTTAATGAAAACTTCAAATTGTTTCTTATTTCTTACCTTTATAGAATTCCTGAGGAAAAAATATCAGAGCGTGATATCACGCCAATCATGGAATGCTTGCTTCGGTTGTTCGCACTTCTTGAAGTTGGAGATTTTGGTTTCTCCTCACGTTATTTCAAAACATTCCTTTTCAATGAAAATTTTAAATTAGTTGATCCAAATTATTCGATAGACAAAATTATCGAAGATTTCGATTCCCATATTAATTCTGTTTGGAAAGAAGAAGATGTAATTGCAGACCTTAAAGAATACGATAAAAATATTTTGGTTTACCTTAATGAATATATTTATGCTAGGGAACATAAATTACATTTTGACTTTGTCCAAGATAAAGTCAATGTAGAGCACATTATGCCTGCAAGTGGGCATAACATAGACGCTATTCGTGCTGATGCCCAGATGACATTAGAGGAATTTGATGATATGGTCAACCTTCTAGGAAACAAAATTTTATTGGAGGAAGATATCAATAAGTATATTGGGAGGGATTGGTTTAAAACAAAGAAAGGAACACTTGTGCAAGACAAAAAAGGATATGTTGGAAGTAGTTTTGGTATAGCAACATCCTTGTCTTCATATCCATCTGATTCATGGGGAAAGAATGATATCGAATTTGCAAATCGGAAAGCAGCCGATAGAATCTGTAATTTTATATTTAACGTGAGTTCGATATAA
- a CDS encoding tyrosine-type recombinase/integrase, producing MITKFNDYLAKTNLAKNTVASYVWTVNYFFSHYGEVNKKNLLAYKGYLVENFKPQTVNLRLQGINKYLEFSKHDRLKVKFVKVQQKNFLENVISDADYKFLKAQLKADGYEDWYFVVWFMAATGARVSELLHIKVEHVKVGYLDLYSKGGKVRRLYIPKNLRSEALQWLKTKGITSGYLFLNRFGQRITTRGIAQQLKHFADKYGLNRDVVYPHSFRHRFAKNFLDRFNDLALLADLMGHESIETTRIYLRRTASEQQKIVDKVVNW from the coding sequence ATGATAACAAAATTTAATGACTATCTTGCCAAAACAAACTTGGCAAAGAACACAGTGGCTTCGTATGTATGGACAGTGAACTACTTTTTCAGTCACTATGGGGAAGTGAACAAGAAAAACCTGTTGGCATACAAAGGATACTTGGTTGAAAACTTTAAGCCTCAAACCGTAAACCTTCGGCTACAGGGTATTAATAAGTATTTGGAATTTTCCAAGCATGATAGACTGAAGGTAAAGTTTGTCAAAGTGCAGCAAAAGAACTTCTTAGAGAATGTTATCAGCGATGCCGACTACAAGTTTCTGAAAGCACAGTTAAAGGCCGATGGTTATGAAGATTGGTATTTCGTGGTATGGTTTATGGCGGCGACAGGTGCACGGGTAAGTGAACTGTTGCACATAAAGGTTGAACATGTGAAGGTGGGTTATCTAGACCTTTATAGTAAAGGTGGTAAGGTGCGTCGTTTATACATCCCCAAAAACTTGCGAAGCGAGGCTTTGCAATGGTTGAAAACGAAAGGTATTACAAGCGGTTATCTTTTTCTCAATCGTTTCGGACAACGCATTACAACACGAGGTATTGCCCAGCAACTTAAACATTTTGCCGATAAGTATGGACTGAACCGTGATGTTGTTTATCCTCATTCTTTCCGCCACCGCTTTGCCAAGAACTTTCTTGACCGTTTCAACGACCTTGCATTACTTGCCGACCTTATGGGGCATGAAAGTATTGAAACTACTCGCATCTATCTGCGGCGTACAGCTAGCGAACAACAAAAGATTGTTGACAAGGTTGTAAATTGGTAG